One Helianthus annuus cultivar XRQ/B chromosome 7, HanXRQr2.0-SUNRISE, whole genome shotgun sequence genomic region harbors:
- the LOC110942477 gene encoding uncharacterized protein LOC110942477 produces MSPYLFTLIMEVFSSMLQRTAQSNSFKYHAHCAKQKIINLSFADDLFIFVHGDIVSVRKIKEVLQRFTAISSLVPSPSKRIVFFRNVPLQIRQEILQVMPFQEGSLPVRYLGVPLISSRLKSSDCKLLVERMDKKIDNLMTKSLSFAGRLQLINYVLSSMHIYWAVVFIIPARVTKELEKRMRRFLWNAGRQGKVHAKVAWKEVCLPKEEGGLGIKSISDVNKALMTNHIRSIVSNRRSHGFNGLNLTS; encoded by the coding sequence ATGTCTCCATATCTTTTTACTCTCATCATGGAGGTCTTCTCTTCTATGCTCCAAAGAACCGCTCAATCTAATTCTTTCAAATATCATGCTCATTGTGCTAAACAGAAGATCATCAACCTCTCGTTTGCTGATGACCTCTTCATCTTTGTCCATGGTGATATTGTTTCTGTTCGGAAAATCAAGGAAGTCTTACAAAGATTTACTGCTATATCCAGTCTGGTTCCAAGCCCGTCTAAGCGCATTGTTTTCTTTAGGAATGTCCCACTCCAGATTAGACAGGAGATCCTTCAAGTTATGCCATTTCAAGAAGGGAGTTTGCCTGTTCGATACTTGGGGGTGCCCCTAATTTCCTCGAGATTGAAGTCCAGTGATTGCAAGCTTTTGGTGGAGCGCATGGATAAGAAAATTGATAACTTGATGACTAAATCCCTTTCTTTTGCTGGCCGTCTTCAGTTAATAAATTATGTCCTATCATCTATGCATATCTATTGGGCAGTTGTCTTTATTATTCCAGCTCGTGTTACCAAGGAGCTAGAGAAGAGAATGAGGCGTTTCCTATGGAATGCAGGTCGTCAAGGCAAAGTTCATGCTAAAGTGGCATGGAAGGAGGTTTGTTTGCCAAAGGAGGAAGGTGGTTTGGGTATCAAAAGTATTTCTGATGTTAATAAGGCTCTCATGACAAATCACATAAGGAGTATCGTTAGCAACAGGCGTTCTCATGGGTTCAATGGATTAAATCTCACAAGTTAA
- the LOC110939710 gene encoding transcription repressor OFP2: MGKQKFRLSHMIPNAWFYRLRDMNTAMTATTTASAPHNKNPLSTSNNHPRNSLCYTPKLYSSPSNRTTINRPPVPKHVLGSIYIRPTESAYTNQDLFLSPSSSCFDSPLFDSIPLLDRPFSTSCGCRVISSSIADLELEFNEISYTKSVQDSNGHELIQKPPQIRTKSKMDTSTKPKENDQESAVSIKTIEENIHDNNNMKTKKKKKLISGSNSSKVCKKVVGDDEKKFSSSCCIVKSTFDPCKDLKESMMEMIVDYNIRESQDLEKLLAFYLSLNSNEYHGIIVKAFEEIWLTFKFLV, from the coding sequence ATGGGAAAGCAGAAGTTTAGATTATCACATATGATACCAAATGCTTGGTTTTACAGGCTTAGAGACATGAACACTGCCATGACCGCCACCACCACAGCCAGCGCTCCCCATAACAAGAACCCCCTTTCAACTTCAAATAACCACCCAAGAAACTCTTTGTGCTACACCCCTAAACTTTACTCATCACCCTCAAACAGAACTACTATCAACAGGCCGCCTGTTCCAAAACATGTACTCGGTTCCATATATATTCGACCCACTGAGTCAGCTTATACTAATCAAGATTTGTTTCTTTCCCCTAGTAGCAGTTGCTTTGATTCTCCTTTGTTCGACTCAATTCCGCTCTTAGATAGACCATTCTCAACCAGTTGTGGTTGTAGAGTGATCAGTTCTTCAATCGCGGATCTTGAACTCGAGTTTAATGAGATCTCATACACCAAAAGTGTTCAAGATTCAAATGGGCATGAGTTGATTCAAAAGCCTCCTCAAATCAGAACAAAATCAAAGATGGATACATCAACTAAGCCCAAGGAGAATGATCAAGAAAGTGCAGTGTCCATCAAAACTATAGAAGAGAACATCCACGATAACAATAATATgaagacgaagaagaagaagaaattaATTTCGGGATCGAATTCTTCCAAAGTATGCAAGAAGGTTGTAGGAGATGATGAAAAGAAGTTTTCAAGTAGTTGTTGCATTGTGAAGTCAACTTTTGACCCATGTAAGGACTTGAAGGAATCAATGATGGAGATGATTGTGGACTATAACATACGGGAGTCCCAGGATTTGGAAAAGCTTCTTGCTTTTTACCTCTCCTTGAATTCAAATGAGTATCATGGTATCATAGTGAAAGCGTTTGAGGAAATTTGGTTGACTTTTAAGTTTCTTGTTTAA
- the LOC110942476 gene encoding uncharacterized protein LOC110942476 produces the protein MGVLKEGPWIIRSQPIFLSEWLPSMKLEKKEVTRVQVWVKIHEVPIAAYTEDGLSMITTAIGEPKHLDSYTASMCIDNWGRSSYARALTELSADKELKEELTLAIPELEGEGFIKETMYIEYEWCPIRCSGCCAFGHSDESCPKQLQKPTNIVSQNQDRKLVMPGNRKGKEVPRVDADGFTGVHSRKVARKGDIQINKPKTKYEYGPISVKRTEETKSKPLGDIFTSRNPFEVLNDINTDRGQSSKSASGDLEDSDEEEVIEIFNETDGFLMEGTDNSERNKGASTPSTQVSNG, from the coding sequence ATGGGTGTTTTAAAAGAGGGTCCATGGATTATTCGGTCTCAACCGATTTTTCTAAGTGAATGGTTGCCATCTATGAAACTGGAAAAGAAGGAGGTAACCAGGGTTCAAGTGTGGGTTAAGATACATGAGGTTCCAATAGCAGCTTATACGGAGGATGGGCTAAGTATGATTACAACTGCCATTGGTGAACCGAAGCATCTGGATTCTTACACAGCGTCGATGTGTATCGATAATTGGGGAAGAAGTAGTTACGCTAGAGCTCTAACTGAACTTTCAGCAGATAAAGAATTGAAAGAGGAGTTGACCTTGGCTATACCGGAATTGGAGGGGGAGGGATTTATCAAAGAAACTATGTATATTGAGTATGAATGGTGTCCGATCAGATGCTCGGGATGTTGTGCATTTGGCCACTCTGATGAGTCATGTCCCAAGCAGCTGCAAAAACCAACGAACATTGTTAGTCAAAACCAGGATAGGAAACTTGTTATGCCAGGGAATCGGAAAGGTAAGGAGGTGCCTAGAGTTGATGCCGATGGTTTTACGGGGGTCCATTCTAGGAAAGTAGCAAGGAAAGGTGATATTCAGATTAATAAACCAAAGACAAAGTATGAGTATGGACCAATTAGTGTTAAACGAACTGAAGAGACAAAGTCCAAGCCGTTGGGGGATATTTTTACGTCTCGAAATCCTTTTGAGGTTCTGAATGATATTAATACGGATAGAGGGCAAAGTAGTAAAAGTGCTAGTGGGGACCTGGAAGACTCTGATGAAGAGGAGGTAATAGAAATATTTAATGAAACGGATGGTTTTCTCATGGAGGGAACGGATAATTCTGAACGCAataaaggggcaagcactccttcaaCGCAAGTTTCCAATGGTTAG